The Microvirga lotononidis nucleotide sequence CAACCGCCAAAAGTGCGGTGGCTCTCCAAGTGCTTCGCCATGCCGTCCTGGCCTGCGAAATCGCCCCTGGAGCGGCATTCTCTGAAGTAGAGGTCGAAACCCGATATAGCCTTGGGCGCGCCGGGGTCCGGGCTGCATTGCAGATCCTCGTAGCGGAAGGTTTGGTTGCTCCGCTCCCGCGGCAGGGATGGCAGGCCAAGCCGATTACCGGCGCCTTCATTGGCGACGTGATCACGGCGCGACGCCAAGCTGAGAAGGCAATTGCGTATGTAGGGCTGGCCGCTTCCGAACGCGAGCGCGTCCAAACGCTCGTCACGCTTGCCGCGGCGCTTGCAGGCCGGCAAGACCCGCAAGCCCTTGTCACCGCGCGCATGACCGACCGGCAAATCCTCGATCTTCTCGCGGCGCGCACAAACTGGTTCCAAAGGAAATGGCTTCGCGAGCTCTGGGATCATTCCCAACGCGTCGTGAGCTTTCTCGAGTCGGGAGAGGTACAATACCGCCCCCTCAGTCGGGAGGGCCTTTTCGAGGCGCTGGCCGCATCGGACCACGCCGGCGCGACCGTGGAGATATTGCGGGACGTCGATCATTTTGAGACCTTCGCCTCACGGGCCCTCCTGCGCCATCCGGAAGCCGTTTTAGGCCAATCACACAAGCGTAGCGCCCGCCGATCTCGCGTACAGAAGCCGACACATTCGGCAGGAAAGGGAGCACAGGACGAGCCGCGCTCTACGTCCAAATCATGATTGCTCAGGCAACGCACCAGAAGGAGATCTGACATGGTGAGACGGGGAAGAGGGTTGGCGGCTGCCCTTCTGGGGCTGTGCCTGGCAGTGGCGCCCGGCGCGCTGCTGGCCAAAGAGAAGCTGACGGTCGATCTGGTCAACGAGCCGTCGTCGCTGGACCCGCACGTGCAGTGGAACCCGGACAGCTACTACGTCTATCGCAACATCTTCGACAATCTCATCACGCGCGACGACAAAGGCGACATCGTCCCGCAGATCGCCACATCCTGGAAGTACCTGTCAGATACGGAAATCGAGTTCACGCTCCGGGACGACGTGACGTTCCATGACGGCCAGAAGCTGACGGCGGAGGACGTGGCCTTCAGTGTGCAGCGGATCACCGACCCGAAGTTCGCCAGCCCCCAGCTGGGTCAATTTAACAAGATCGTGAAGGCCGAGGTGACAGGCCCGACCACGGTGAAGCTGACGACCGACGGACCTTACCCGGCGCTGCTGGGCCAGCTCGTGAAGCTGTCGATCGTGCCCAAGCACGTGGTGGACGCGGTGGGCAAGGACGCCTTCAACCTGAAGCCGGTGGGCAGCGGTCCGTACAAGTTCGAGGGCTGGCAGCGCGGCGTGCAGGTGACCTTGGCGGCTAATGACAAGTACTGGGGCGCCAAGGGTCCGTTTGCCAGCGTGGCGTTCCGGGCGGTGCCGGATGCGGCAACCCGGGTGGCGAACCTGCAGGCCGGCACGAGCGATCTGGCGGTCACCCTCGACTCCGACCTCGCGGCGCAGCTCAAGAACTCACCCAAGGCCAAGGTGCTCTCCGTCCTCACCGAACGCGTGGCGTATCTCGCCATGAACATTCAAAAGCCACCAGTGAACGATCCGAAGGTGCGCGAGGCTGTTGCCTACGCCATCGACAAGGATGGACTCGTTGAGGGAATCCTTGGCGGCTACGACAAGGCCGTCCCGGAGATGCTCTCGCCAGCCCATGTCGGGTGGGTCGAGGGGATCGAGGCGCGGAGCTATGATCTTGCCAAGGCGAAGGCGCTGATCACTGAAGCGGGTTCGAAGGCCAAACAGCCGATTTCGCTCCTGACCTCTCCCGTTTACGACCAGCGTGTCGTCCAGGCGATCCAGCAGATGCTGAGCGAGGCAGGCCTCACGGTGAACATCGAAATGACCGATATGGCCAACTGGCTCAAGCAGATGCAGAGCGGACCGGGTTCGATCCCCCAAATGGCCTTCAGCCGCTGGTCCTGTGCGTGCCAGGATGCCGACGGCGTGCTCTTCCCGTTGCTTCATTCTTCCAGTGGTTGGGCCAATGCGCAGGATCCGGAGGTTGAACGCCTTCTCATTGAGGCCCGTCAAACTCTCGACGAAAAGAAGAGACTTTCGCTCTACCGCGCGGTTCATGAGCGCGTTGCAAAGGAGCTTTTCCTCGTCCCGCTCTATCAAGTTGGCATCATCTACGGCGCGGCGAAAGGCCTTCAGTGGCAACCCACGCCGAACGAGAGCATGTTCCTGAACCGCATGACCTGGAAAGATTGAACGAGCCCTCGGATCATCCATGCGACGCTTTCTTCTTCGGCGGGTCGGCCAAGTTATCGGCACAATCTTCGGTGTCGTAACGCTGATCTTCTTCCTTCAACGGCTGACCGGTGATCCGACCTACCTGCTCGTCCCCGAAACGGCGACCCAGGCCGATATCGAAGCGATGCGCGCGGCGCTCGGTTTCGACCGTCCGCTCATCGTTCAATACCTGGCATTCCTGAAACAGATCGCCAGCTTTGACCTGGGTCGCTCCGTCATCCAGAACGTGCCGGTCTGGGATATCATCGCCTCGCGCCTGCCATATACCCTGCAACTGGCGGGAGGCGCTCTGCTGGTCGCTTGCGGTCTGGGGATCCCGGTGGGGATCATTCTTGCCCTTTATCGCGATCATCCAGCGTCCCGGTTGCTGGCGAGCGTCGTTCTGGCGGCGCAGAGCATGCCGACCTTCTGGAGCGGGATTATCCTGATATTGATCTTCGCCGTGACGCTGGGCTGGCTCCCGCCGTCGTCAACCGGTGGCATTGAGCACCTGATCATGCCGTCGATCGCGCTCGGGCTCCTGAGTATGGCAACCTTTGCCCGCATTACCCGCACCTCGCTGTTGGATGAACTCTCCAAGGAATACGTCCGCACGGCTCGATCCCGTGGCGTACCTATGGGGCTGCTTCTTCGACGGCATCTCGCCCGCAACGCCTCCATTCCCGTGATCACCGTCGCGGCGCTGGAGATTTCCAACCTTCTCGCCGGCGCCGTCATCGTCGAGACGGTTTTTGCCTGGCCCGGCCTCGGGCAGGTCACCGTGCAGTCGATCCTCGCTCGCGATTTCCTCGTCGTGCAGGGAATTGTCCTGCTGGGTGCATTCGTCACGGTGGCTCTCAACCTCGCCGCCGATCTTCTCTACAGCGCGGTTGATCCCCGCATTCGCCTCGATGGGAGCCGCCGATGACTTCCGTACCCGCATCGGTCCCGTTGCGACAAGCCGGCAAGTCGCGCCGTTCGATCATGCGATGGGTGCCCGTCATCCTCATCGCCTCCTTTGTTTTGGCGGCCGTTTTTTCGTCCCTGTTGGCACCCTACGATCCGAACAGCCAAAATCTCCTGGGTCGGATGAAGCCGCCAGGAACCATGTCTCGCAGCTTCCACTATCTGCTTGGTAGCGATGAGCTCGGCCGCGACCTGCTCTCGCGATTGATCTATGGGGCCCGGGTATCGCTTTTCGTCGCCTTTGCCTCAGTCATCCTGTCCGGCGTTGTCGGTGTTCTGCTCGGGATGCTGGCGGGATATCTTCGCGGCTGGGTTGAACTGATCGTCATGCGCCTTGTTGACGTTTTCCTGTCGATCCCGGCGATCCTGCTCGCTATCATCACGGTCGCGGTCCTCGGCACGGGACTCGTCAACGTGATCGTCGTCCTGGCACTGACCCGCTGGCCGCGGTATGCTCGTATCGCTTACGGCCAGACGCTGAGCGTCGCCAACATGCCTTATGTGCGGCTCGCCGCCTTCATGGGGGCCTCCACGCCGCGCGTCCTCCTCCGACATATCCTGCCCAACATCATCGGGGCGGTTACTGTGGTGGCAACGCTGGAATTTGGCCTCATGGTCCTGTTCGAGGCGGGTTTGTCGTTTCTCGGCCTGGGCGTACAGCCACCGACGGCAAGTTGGGGTGCCATGCTCAGCTCAGGGCGAAACTATCTCGCCACCGCGTGGTGGATTGCCACCTTCCCGGGTCTCTGCCTGTTCCTGCTGATTCTCGCCGTTAATCTCATCGGCGATGACCTGCGCGATCGCTTCGATCCCCGTTCGCAATGAGGCTGTCATGGATTTTTTCTCCGATCTTTCCGGTAAGCGCGTCGTCGTTACGGGCGCCTGTGGGGTTGTCGGTCGTTGGATCGTCGATGCTTTCGTAGCGGCCGACGCCGAATTGTGTCTCACCGATGCGCAGGAGGCCGAGCTTAGCGCCTATGCCGGAGAAGTCTCGCTCGGCACCGGCGGTTTCGCGCATCCGGCGGACCTGACCGACGAGGCATCGATCGAAGCACTGATCACCGAAATCGGCCGACGCTGGGGCGCCGCCGATGTACTGGTCAACAACGCCGGGATCTATCCGAGCGGCTTCCTGCTCGACATCTCGACAGCCGAGTTCGATCGGATCTTCTCGGTGAACTTGCGGGCACCCTTCATCCTGACCCGTGGTATTGCACGCCAGATGATCGAGAAGGGCATCAAGGGTTCTGTCATCAACATTTCGTCCGGCGCAGCGCGCAAGATGCGACGCACGGTCGTGCCCTATTGCACCTCCAAGACCGCTCTGGACCGACTGACAAAGGGGTTCGCCATCGAACTCGCCGAGTTCGGCATCCGGGTGAATGCCCTAGAGCCCGGCTTCGCCGCTGGCAGTTCGGTGAGCAGCCTCACGGACGAACACATCAACAACACCATCGCGGCTATCCCGCTCGGCCGACCCTCGTCGCCGTCCGACGTGGCGAACGGCCTGCTTTATCTCGCGAGCGACGCCTCCTCTTATGTGACCGGGGCCACCCTTACCATCGATGGCGGCAACTCGATCGGCTCGCTCGCCGTCCACCAAGCAAAGAAGCATCCGCTGTGAGGGATATCACCATGACCCAGTTCTCCCGGACTCCGTACGAGTGGCCCACCGGCAAGACAAGCGCATTCTGCTTTACTGTCGACGTGGATGCGGAATCCCCGCTCCTTTGGAATATGAAGAGCGAAACTACCGCTCGCGTCATCGGCCAGATGGAGCAGCGGCTCTTTGGGCCGCGAGTTGGGATCTGGCGCATCCTCGACCTCCTGGATCGGTTTGGGATCAAAGGAAGCTTCTTCGTGCCCGGCGTGGTGGCGAAGAACCATCCCGACCTTCTTCCGGCCTTTGTAGAGCGTGGCCATGAGATTGGCCTGCATGGATACTTCCACGAGATTGTTTCCCAAGTTAGCGACGAGGAGTTTACAGGAGCCCTGGAGGCCTCGCTCGAGGTTTTCCGCGCGCAGGTCGGGATTGTTCCGAAGGGCTTCCGCTCGCCGGCCTGGGAAATGACGCCGCATATGCTCAGCGAACTGACGAGGCGCGGCCTGTACGACAGCTCGCTCTCAGGTTTCGATCATCCCTACACTATCGGTGACGTCACCGAAGTACCGGTCCAATGGGCCATCGACGATGCCGTCTATTTCAAGTTCGTGGGCGGCGGGGCGGATTCCTGGCCGCCCTCAGCTACGGGCCCGATCCTCGACAGCTGGGTCGACGAGTGGTCCATGCTACACAAGGAGGGTGGCCTCCTGATGCTGACGATCCATGATTGGATTTCGGGCCGGGCCCATCGCATCCTCATGCTTGAGCGCTTGCTCGAGAGAGTCACGACAGAGCAGGGGGCGTGGATCGCGACCGTGGGCGAGGTTGCAGCCCACCATGGGGCGTCCGCCAACGCAGAGCGTTACAAGGTGCCGGTGCGGGCCCCGGAGCTGATCGCCGAGGCACGCTTCGGAAGGGAACGTTGATGCAGACGTTCACTCTTCGCAAGCCGGAAGTGCGTACCCCTCACGGTTTGGTTGCCGCGCAGAACCGCTACGCCGCAGAAGCGGGAGCCGCGGTCTTGGCGAACGGCGGCAATGCCATGGATGCCGCCGTCGTGACGGCTCTCGTTTTGAGCGTCGTGGAGCCTTGGCTCTCCGGCATCGGAGGTGGAGGGTTTCTCCTCCACGCTGATGGGGCAACTGGCACCGTTCATACTCTCGACTTCAACGTGATGTCCCCGCAGAACCTCGATCCTGCAGACTATCCGCTTGCGGGAGCCAAGACTGGGAACTGGTTTGACTGGCCGTCGGTTGAGGGTGACCGGAATATTGCGGGCTACGGCTCGATTTGCGTCCCGGGCGCGGTCGCCGGGTTTGCGGAAGCGCTGTCACGGTTCGGGACGCTCTCCTGGTGCGATGCACTTCAACCCGCGATTGAGCATGCAGAGCGTGGGTTGGAGGTAGACTGGTTCACGTCCCTTTCCCTTGCGGTCGAAGCCGCGGCCTTGGCAAAGTATCCTGCGACTGCGGAGATCTTCCTCGATAATGGCCGGGCCCCTCGGGCCAGCGAACGCGAGGCCATGCATTATCGACCGATGCCCAACAAGGCAAAACTCCTCAAGCGACTTGCTACGGCGGGTGCGCGCGACTTCTACGAGGGCGAAACAGCGCAATTGCTGGTCAAGGACCTCAGGGCGGGAGGCTCCCGGATCGAAGCGGCTGATCTGGCCGCTTATCGGACTCACTGGCGCGACCCTCTCGTCTCGGAGTACCGAAACCTGGAGGTCAATGCGATCCCAGGCCTGAGCGGAGGTCCCACTTTCCTTGATGCCTGCGGACGGCTCGCAGCCTACGATCTTTCGTCCGCAACATCAATGGCGGATGCTGCTCTGGCCTACGCGACCGTCATCCGTGACGCCTACGAGAAGCGCCTCACGACGATGGGCCATGCAGCCACGCCTGAGGCCGGATGTACCAGTCACCTCAGCGTCGTGGACTCCAGCGGCACGATGGTTTCACTCACTAACACATTGTTGTCGAGGTTCGGTTCCAAGGTTGTGCTGCCCGGGGCCGGAATTCTGATGAACAATGGCGTCATGTGGTTCGATCCGCGTCCGCAGCAGCCGAACTCGATCAAGGGCGGCGTACGGCCGCTTGCCAACATGTGCCCGCTGATCGTGAAGAGAGACGGCCGCCCCGCACTCGCCATCGGCGCAGCCGGCGGGCGTACGATCTTTCCCACAGTTCTTCAGATCCTCTCCTATATGGTCGACCGCGGTCTTTCCTTGGAAGACGCGTTTCACGCGCCGCGCGTCGACGCCAGCACACCGACGATCCGCATCAATGCCAAGGCGGATCCGGCCGTTGCTGCGACCGTCGGTACGCGGTACCCGGTTGAGATTGTCGAGGACACCCTGTACCCGGTGAACTTCGCAGTTCCATCCGCTGTGATGCGGGCCGGATCAGAAAACGTAGGCATGGCCCATCCAACCAGCCCCTGGGCTGCCGTCGCCATTGGAAGCGCAGCCGATGATGACTGAAACCGCGCAACGCGACGAGACTCCAGTCCTCGCGATCAAGGATCTCCGGATCCAGATCGCCGGCCTCGACGTGGTTGACGGGGTCTCGCTCATGGCGGGCAAGGGGCGTATTCTTGCCATTGTCGGCGAAAGCGGCTGTGGAAAGAGCCTGACAGCCCTCTCGATCCTGCGGCTTCTGCCGAAAGCCGCCAGGATTGCCGAGGGCCGGATCGAGTTGGAAGGCACGAACCTCGCGCTTCTGTCCGAAAAGAACTTGGAGAATATCCGAGGCAATCAAGCGTCGATCATCTTCCAGGAACCGGTTGCTTCGCTGAACCCATTGATGCGGGTTGGGGCGCAGGTGGAGGAGGCGCTGCGCCTGCATCGCGGCCTCTCTCACGCGGAAGCGCAGGAAGAGGCGATTGCAATGCTCGCAAGCGTTGGCATCCCCGATCCGCAGAGACGGGCAAGGCAGTATCCATTTGAACTCTCCGGTGGCATGTGCCAGCGCGTGATGATTGCAGCGGCACTGATCTGCCGTCCGCGTCTGCTCATCGCAGACGAGCCAACGACCGCCCTCGACGTGACGATCCAGGCACAGATCCTCGACCTGATGAAACGCCTGCGCGACGAAGTCGGCACCTCCATCATCGTCATCACGCACGACATGGGCGTCGTGGCCGAAATGGCGGACGATGTTGCCGTCATGTATGGGGGCAGGGTGGTTGAGCGCGGGCCCGTAGACACTATCTTCTCGGCTCCCGCTCACCCCTATACTCATCTCCTGCTCGCGACGGTTCCTCGTCTCGACGGCCACCGCAAGAGTGCTTTGCGAACAATTGAGGGCATCGTACCCGGCGTCGATCAGTGGCCGAGAGGTTGCCGGTTTCGCAGCCGCTGTCCCCTGGCGACAGACGCTTGCGAGCGCCGCCCGCCTCTTGATCTCGTCGACACAGTTGGGCATGCCGCTGCCTGTTGGCACACCACCCGTCTGAGGGAACTCGCATGATTGAACCAGATTCACCTCTCCTCAGCGTGCGCAATCTAAAGGTTCACTTCCCTGTCCGTGGATCAGACGGCGGAGTAGTCAAAGCGGTTGACGGCATTTCCTTCGACATTTCATCTGGACGCACGGTCGCGCTGGTAGGCGAGAGTGGCTGTGGCAAGTCCACGACTGCTTACGCCATTATTGGGCTTGAGCCGGTTAGCTCTGGGTCTATTCGGTTTGAGGGCAGGGAAATCGCACATCTGGACAGGCAGGCCAGGCGCGATCTCGCCACCGAGATCCAGATCGTATTCCAGGACCCGAGTGCGGCGCTGAATCCGAAGATGACCATTGGCGACAGTATCAGCGAACCGCTCATCATACAGGGCTGGCGTAGGGACAAGCGCATGCAGCGCGTCCGTGAGCTTCTCGATCTCGTGGGGTTGCCTGCCGCCTACGCAGAGCGGACGCCCAACGCCCTTTCCGGCGGACAGCGCCAGCGTGTGGTGATCGCGAGGGCTCTCGCCTTATCGCCAAAGCTGCTCGTCCTGGATGAACCCGTCTCTGCACTCGACGTTTCAATCCGCTCGCAGATCCTCAACCTTCTCATGGAACTGCAGAAAGAACTCGGACTATCCTATCTGTTCATCTCCCACGATCTGTCGGTGGTTCGTCACCTAGCCGATGATGTAATCGTCATGTATCTGGGTACAGTGGTGGAGGAAGGTGGGGCTGAGGCCTTGTTCGAAGCACCGCGGCATCCGTACACGCAGGCGCTGATCTCCGCGATTCCATTGCCCGATCCACGGACCCAGCGCTCGCGCGAACGTATCATCCTCAAAGGAGACCTGCCGAGCCCGCTCAATCCACCCACCGGCTGCCCCTTCGTTGGACGCTGCCCGATCCGGATCGAGGCATGCAGCAGTATCCGACCGTCGCTGCAATCGGTGCCGAGCGGCACTCGCGCTGCATGCCTTGTGCGCGCTCCCGCACCGCTGGCGGCTTGAGCCTTTATCTGCAGTTCAGGAGTTTGAGGTCATGATTGAACGAAAGAACCCTTCCAATCTCGCTCCGCCGGTTGGTCGCTACCATCATCTGACGGTCATTCCGGCTGGCAGCGACATCCTCGCAATCGCGGGTCAGGTAGGTTTGGATGAAAAGGGGCAACTGCCGGATACGGTCGAGGAGCAACTCGCCAACGCTTTCGCGAACATTACGCGCATCTTGCAGAGCGAGGGTCTGGATCACCGGGCCGTGTTCAAGATCAATATGTGGCTCACGCAGCCCGTTGAGCGTGAGCGCTATGTGGAGATCTGGCGTGGATTTCACGGTGATGAGCCGCCAGCATCGATGTTCGCCTATGTCTCCGCCATGATCCGTCCAGAGTATCTGGTGGAGGTGGAGGCCTGGGCCGCGCGGCCAGCACTAACGGTCACATGATCTTTACAAACAGCGTATGCTAAGCCCCGGATCGGGTTGGATTCGGGTGGTTAGCTAGATCCTGTCTGACGGCCCGTGAACCTGCATGAGAGTATGGCTGTTGCCTTGGTGGGGCTCACCAAGGCGGAGACGTGCGATGCGGCGGCATGAACTCAGCGATGCTCAATGGGTGTAAATCGGCGTGGAAATCCTGACCCCTTCCGGAACCGACGCAAACTCCTGAACACCCAGGGCAAATGGCCACGGTGAGAGGGTCCCGATCGGCGCCGTTCGTGACCCTCTCATACTCAGGGAAGAATGTAATTCGCTCAGGAGGTTGTGTCTCATTAGTGGCGGGGTTCCGGTTCAAAGCCGAATAACACAAGGCGCTGGCGCGTCTTGCCGCCGGGCTGTGGCGCGACCGTGAGGCGGTGCGCGGCGTGGTGACGATGCCCTGGTCAACGAGCCCGATAGAGGGCCAGATCAGCCGCCTAAAGATGATCAAGCGGCAGATGTATGGACGGGCCGGATTTGATCTGCTGCGTCAGTGGGTTCTCCACGCCCCCTAACAGCAGGCACCACACAGGTTGCGGGAGAACCACGATTCAAACGGCATTGACAGAGCTTGGACACCCGAAGTCCGTCCGCATCGCTTAAGCAAGGCTTGGGGCGTGCTCAGTGCGTATCACAACCGATCAGCGCAATACGGTCGCTGCGGATCATGCACGAGCAAGCCTCCTGTTGGCTGCGGCTTGCGCCGGGGATAACACGCAAAGGCAGCGACTGGGGGGAGCCAAGAGGCTGGTTCGTCTCCCCGATCTGCCCGCAATGTTCTGACTTGGAGAAGTACGTGACACAGGCTGCTGGGCGCCCATTCCCTCCTTCGTTCGACGATGAATTCCGCATTCGTTTCGAAGAGCTACTGGTCTGGCGCAGGGATGTTCGCCGGTTCCGGAACGATCCGGTTCCTCCGCACTTGGAGGAGCGCCTCCTCGATCTCGTGCAATTAGCGCCTTCCGTCGGCAACAGTCAGCCCTGGCGGTTCGTGCGGGTGAAAAGCGAGAATGCTCGGAAAGTCGTGCGCACCAGCTTTGAGCAATGCAACCGGAAGGCGCTCGCCGGTTTCGAGGGTGCGCGCGCCAAGGCCTATGCCGAACTCAAGCTGTCGGGCCTCGACCAGGCGCCCCTGCAACTCGCTGTCTTTTGTGAGGAGGCGACCAGCCAGGGGCATGGTCTCGGCCGCGCGACGATGCCCGAGACGCTCGCCTGGTCGGTCGTGGGCGCCATCCACCTCCTGTGGCTTTCAGCCCGTATCCATGGCCTCGGGCTCGGATGGGTGTCGATCCTCGACCCTGTCGAGGTAACGCGCGGATTGGACGTGCCTCCCTCATGGAAGCTTATCGCTTACCTCTGCCTCGGATGGCCAGAAGACATCAATGACGTGCCCGAACTCGAGCGCCTTCGTTGGCAGGCCAGGACAACCGAGGGGCGCATCGTCCTGGATCGCTGAGGAATGCGCATCGTTTCCGGCACGGTGTCAATGACCGGCAATGCCTGGCCATGCGAGCATCCCGACCGCACTGTGTGGGGCGCAGCCCACCTCACCACGTCTCAACGCGAGGGCAAATCCTCCACCTCCTCGCTCCGAAGGCGGCTGTAACGCTGCCACCCTGCTGCTCGCAACCGGCAGGCGTCGCATTCGCCGCAGCCAAAGCCCCAGTCGTGCCGGGTGCTACGATCCCCCTTGTAGCAGGTGTGGGTTTCCTGCACGATTATGTCGACAAGCGCGTTCCCGCCCAACGTCTCTGCCAAGGTCCAGGTTTCGGCCTTGTCGATCCACATCAACGGCGTCTCGAGCACCAGTCGGGCGTTCATGCCGAGGTTGAGCGCGGTCTGGAGCGCTTTGACGGTGTCGTCGCGGCAGTCAGGATAACCGCTGAAGTCCGTCTCGCAGACGCCTGTTACCACCCGCTTGAGGCCGCGCTGGAAAGCGACGATCGCCGCAAAGGTGAGAAATACCAAGTTGCGCCCGGGCACGAATGTGGCTGGCAGCCCATCCAAGCGGCTGCCGGCCACCGGCAGGTCCGCGGTCAGCGCACTCACGCTGACCTCCCCCAGCACATTGAGCGGGATCACCCGATCCGGTCCGAGGCGGCCAGCCCAGAGTGGCGACAGACGGGCAAGCGCCTGCCGGATCGGCTCCCGGCACTCCATCTCAACCGCATGCCGCTGGCCATACGAGAACCCGATCGTCTCGACCCGCTCGTAGCGCGACAACGCCCAGGCCAAACAGGTGGCCGAATCCTGCCCACCCGAGAAGACTACGAGGGCGGAGGAGTCAGCGGTGGTCATGGCCAACCGGTGCGTGGTAGGTGCAGGTTTCACCGCAGCTATCGCGGTAGATCGTCACCCGTGCGATTGGCCCGATGTGCTGGACCCGATCGAAGATGAACCGGGTAATGTTCTCCAGTGTCGGCCGCTCCAGCCCCGCGATCCGGTTAAGGAACTTGTGATCGAGGGTGTGGCGCATCTCGGCGAGCTTGTCTTCGAGCAGGCCCAGGTCGACCAGCATGCCCGTTTGAGGATCGGGCAGTCCGCGCACGGCGACCTCGGCCCGAAACGAATGGCCATGGATCTCCTCGCTGGCTGGCCCGAGCGTGGTACCGGTGAGCGTA carries:
- a CDS encoding SDR family NAD(P)-dependent oxidoreductase codes for the protein MDFFSDLSGKRVVVTGACGVVGRWIVDAFVAADAELCLTDAQEAELSAYAGEVSLGTGGFAHPADLTDEASIEALITEIGRRWGAADVLVNNAGIYPSGFLLDISTAEFDRIFSVNLRAPFILTRGIARQMIEKGIKGSVINISSGAARKMRRTVVPYCTSKTALDRLTKGFAIELAEFGIRVNALEPGFAAGSSVSSLTDEHINNTIAAIPLGRPSSPSDVANGLLYLASDASSYVTGATLTIDGGNSIGSLAVHQAKKHPL
- a CDS encoding gamma-glutamyltransferase family protein codes for the protein MQTFTLRKPEVRTPHGLVAAQNRYAAEAGAAVLANGGNAMDAAVVTALVLSVVEPWLSGIGGGGFLLHADGATGTVHTLDFNVMSPQNLDPADYPLAGAKTGNWFDWPSVEGDRNIAGYGSICVPGAVAGFAEALSRFGTLSWCDALQPAIEHAERGLEVDWFTSLSLAVEAAALAKYPATAEIFLDNGRAPRASEREAMHYRPMPNKAKLLKRLATAGARDFYEGETAQLLVKDLRAGGSRIEAADLAAYRTHWRDPLVSEYRNLEVNAIPGLSGGPTFLDACGRLAAYDLSSATSMADAALAYATVIRDAYEKRLTTMGHAATPEAGCTSHLSVVDSSGTMVSLTNTLLSRFGSKVVLPGAGILMNNGVMWFDPRPQQPNSIKGGVRPLANMCPLIVKRDGRPALAIGAAGGRTIFPTVLQILSYMVDRGLSLEDAFHAPRVDASTPTIRINAKADPAVAATVGTRYPVEIVEDTLYPVNFAVPSAVMRAGSENVGMAHPTSPWAAVAIGSAADDD
- a CDS encoding ABC transporter permease, producing MTSVPASVPLRQAGKSRRSIMRWVPVILIASFVLAAVFSSLLAPYDPNSQNLLGRMKPPGTMSRSFHYLLGSDELGRDLLSRLIYGARVSLFVAFASVILSGVVGVLLGMLAGYLRGWVELIVMRLVDVFLSIPAILLAIITVAVLGTGLVNVIVVLALTRWPRYARIAYGQTLSVANMPYVRLAAFMGASTPRVLLRHILPNIIGAVTVVATLEFGLMVLFEAGLSFLGLGVQPPTASWGAMLSSGRNYLATAWWIATFPGLCLFLLILAVNLIGDDLRDRFDPRSQ
- a CDS encoding GntR family transcriptional regulator, which translates into the protein MYDRSSPFASPQPPGPTAKSAVALQVLRHAVLACEIAPGAAFSEVEVETRYSLGRAGVRAALQILVAEGLVAPLPRQGWQAKPITGAFIGDVITARRQAEKAIAYVGLAASERERVQTLVTLAAALAGRQDPQALVTARMTDRQILDLLAARTNWFQRKWLRELWDHSQRVVSFLESGEVQYRPLSREGLFEALAASDHAGATVEILRDVDHFETFASRALLRHPEAVLGQSHKRSARRSRVQKPTHSAGKGAQDEPRSTSKS
- a CDS encoding ABC transporter substrate-binding protein, which translates into the protein MVRRGRGLAAALLGLCLAVAPGALLAKEKLTVDLVNEPSSLDPHVQWNPDSYYVYRNIFDNLITRDDKGDIVPQIATSWKYLSDTEIEFTLRDDVTFHDGQKLTAEDVAFSVQRITDPKFASPQLGQFNKIVKAEVTGPTTVKLTTDGPYPALLGQLVKLSIVPKHVVDAVGKDAFNLKPVGSGPYKFEGWQRGVQVTLAANDKYWGAKGPFASVAFRAVPDAATRVANLQAGTSDLAVTLDSDLAAQLKNSPKAKVLSVLTERVAYLAMNIQKPPVNDPKVREAVAYAIDKDGLVEGILGGYDKAVPEMLSPAHVGWVEGIEARSYDLAKAKALITEAGSKAKQPISLLTSPVYDQRVVQAIQQMLSEAGLTVNIEMTDMANWLKQMQSGPGSIPQMAFSRWSCACQDADGVLFPLLHSSSGWANAQDPEVERLLIEARQTLDEKKRLSLYRAVHERVAKELFLVPLYQVGIIYGAAKGLQWQPTPNESMFLNRMTWKD
- a CDS encoding polysaccharide deacetylase family protein, producing the protein MTQFSRTPYEWPTGKTSAFCFTVDVDAESPLLWNMKSETTARVIGQMEQRLFGPRVGIWRILDLLDRFGIKGSFFVPGVVAKNHPDLLPAFVERGHEIGLHGYFHEIVSQVSDEEFTGALEASLEVFRAQVGIVPKGFRSPAWEMTPHMLSELTRRGLYDSSLSGFDHPYTIGDVTEVPVQWAIDDAVYFKFVGGGADSWPPSATGPILDSWVDEWSMLHKEGGLLMLTIHDWISGRAHRILMLERLLERVTTEQGAWIATVGEVAAHHGASANAERYKVPVRAPELIAEARFGRER
- a CDS encoding ABC transporter permease, with translation MRRFLLRRVGQVIGTIFGVVTLIFFLQRLTGDPTYLLVPETATQADIEAMRAALGFDRPLIVQYLAFLKQIASFDLGRSVIQNVPVWDIIASRLPYTLQLAGGALLVACGLGIPVGIILALYRDHPASRLLASVVLAAQSMPTFWSGIILILIFAVTLGWLPPSSTGGIEHLIMPSIALGLLSMATFARITRTSLLDELSKEYVRTARSRGVPMGLLLRRHLARNASIPVITVAALEISNLLAGAVIVETVFAWPGLGQVTVQSILARDFLVVQGIVLLGAFVTVALNLAADLLYSAVDPRIRLDGSRR
- a CDS encoding ABC transporter ATP-binding protein, translating into MMTETAQRDETPVLAIKDLRIQIAGLDVVDGVSLMAGKGRILAIVGESGCGKSLTALSILRLLPKAARIAEGRIELEGTNLALLSEKNLENIRGNQASIIFQEPVASLNPLMRVGAQVEEALRLHRGLSHAEAQEEAIAMLASVGIPDPQRRARQYPFELSGGMCQRVMIAAALICRPRLLIADEPTTALDVTIQAQILDLMKRLRDEVGTSIIVITHDMGVVAEMADDVAVMYGGRVVERGPVDTIFSAPAHPYTHLLLATVPRLDGHRKSALRTIEGIVPGVDQWPRGCRFRSRCPLATDACERRPPLDLVDTVGHAAACWHTTRLRELA